A genome region from Glycine max cultivar Williams 82 chromosome 5, Glycine_max_v4.0, whole genome shotgun sequence includes the following:
- the LOC100775640 gene encoding auxin-responsive protein SAUR77, giving the protein MGYRPLTKDKECESLVTVVVGKEKRVFLVDPCILQENPFRVLMDTSTRKEEDHQEDKDHHHLHQSSRVVFVDVDAILFEHMLWLMHNDCSSLFKLNLKEIIDFYAQDI; this is encoded by the coding sequence ATGGGGTATAGGCCCCTAACGAAGGACAAAGAATGTGAGAGCCTTGTAACCGTGGTGGTCGGAAAAGAGAAGAGGGTGTTCCTCGTGGACCCTTGCATATTACAAGAGAACCCTTTTCGGGTTTTGATGGACACATCCACGAGGAAGGAGGAGGATCATCAAGAGGACAAGGATCATCATCATCTCCATCAAAGTAGTAGAGTGGTCTTTGTCGATGTGGATGCCATTTTGTTCGAGCACATGTTGTGGCTCATGCACAATGATTGTTCTTCTTTGTTCAAGCTTAATTTGAAAGAGATTATTGACTTCTACGCTCAGGATATATGA